From one Streptomyces sp. R41 genomic stretch:
- a CDS encoding 2-dehydropantoate 2-reductase — MKVAVLGAGAIGAYVGAALHRAGADVHLVARGPHLAAMRQHGVRVLSPRGDFTARAHATDDPAEIGPVDYVFLGLKANSYAACGPLIEPLLHDTTAVIAAQNGIPWWYFHQHGGPHDGHRVESVDPDGAVSAVLAPERAIGCVVYAATELEGPGVVRHLEGTRFSIGEPDRSLSVRCQAFSEAMQAGGLKCPVEQDLRNDIWLKLLGNISFNPISALARATMRQMCLHGGTRKVIEIMMTETLAVAEALGCKVGVSIERRLAGAERVGDHRTSTLQDLERGKPLELDVLLAAVVELAEITGVPVPTLRTVHAISDLLALRTAA; from the coding sequence GTGAAAGTCGCAGTTCTCGGCGCCGGTGCGATCGGCGCCTACGTCGGCGCCGCGCTGCACCGCGCAGGCGCCGACGTGCACCTCGTCGCCCGTGGACCGCATCTGGCGGCCATGAGGCAGCACGGAGTCAGAGTCCTCAGCCCGCGCGGAGACTTCACCGCGCGCGCCCACGCCACCGACGACCCGGCCGAGATCGGTCCGGTCGACTACGTCTTCCTCGGTCTGAAGGCCAACTCGTACGCGGCGTGCGGGCCGCTGATCGAGCCGTTGCTGCACGACACCACGGCGGTCATCGCCGCCCAGAACGGCATTCCCTGGTGGTACTTCCACCAGCACGGCGGCCCGCACGACGGCCACCGCGTCGAGAGCGTGGACCCGGACGGCGCGGTCAGTGCGGTGCTCGCGCCCGAACGGGCCATCGGGTGCGTGGTCTATGCCGCTACCGAGCTGGAAGGACCGGGAGTCGTACGCCATCTCGAAGGCACCCGGTTCTCCATCGGCGAGCCCGACCGCTCCCTCTCCGTGCGCTGTCAGGCGTTCAGCGAGGCCATGCAGGCGGGCGGACTCAAGTGTCCGGTCGAGCAGGACCTGCGCAACGACATCTGGCTCAAACTGCTGGGCAACATCTCCTTCAACCCCATCAGCGCGCTGGCCCGCGCGACGATGCGGCAGATGTGCCTGCACGGCGGCACGCGCAAGGTCATCGAGATCATGATGACCGAGACGCTCGCCGTCGCGGAGGCCCTCGGCTGCAAGGTGGGCGTCTCCATCGAGCGGCGCCTTGCCGGCGCCGAGCGCGTGGGCGACCACCGCACCTCCACGCTCCAGGACCTGGAGCGCGGCAAACCGCTCGAACTCGACGTGCTGCTCGCGGCCGTCGTGGAGCTGGCGGAGATCACCGGGGTTCCGGTGCCGACGCTCCGTACCGTCCACGCCATCTCGGATCTGCTCGCGCTGCGGACCGCGGCATGA
- a CDS encoding GntR family transcriptional regulator produces MLSTTGLPQGAVPKLERPGPLRDRVYEALLELITTRALQPGQHLVESELAGHLGVSRQPVREALQRLSTEGWVDLRPAQGAFVHEPTEEEADQLLTVRTLLEAEAARLAAANAGTDAITALEELCEEGERAVAADDVDGAVAMNARLHAKVMELAGNTVLAELAAQVDRRVRWYYTPVARQRGHQSWIEHRELIAAIADRDEQRATAVMRAHTEHTRKMYHEREK; encoded by the coding sequence ATGTTGTCGACGACAGGACTGCCGCAGGGTGCGGTGCCCAAGCTCGAAAGGCCCGGCCCGCTGCGCGACCGCGTCTACGAGGCGCTGCTCGAACTCATCACCACCCGCGCCCTCCAGCCCGGCCAGCACCTCGTCGAGAGCGAACTCGCCGGGCACCTCGGGGTGTCCCGGCAGCCCGTGCGCGAGGCACTGCAGCGTCTCAGCACCGAGGGCTGGGTCGATCTGCGGCCCGCCCAGGGCGCGTTCGTGCACGAACCGACCGAGGAGGAGGCGGACCAGCTTCTCACGGTCCGTACGCTCCTGGAGGCCGAGGCCGCCCGGCTCGCCGCCGCCAACGCGGGTACCGATGCGATCACCGCGCTCGAGGAGCTGTGCGAGGAGGGTGAGCGTGCGGTGGCCGCCGATGACGTGGACGGCGCGGTCGCGATGAACGCCCGGCTCCACGCGAAGGTCATGGAGCTCGCGGGCAACACGGTCCTCGCCGAGCTGGCCGCGCAGGTCGACCGGCGGGTCCGCTGGTACTACACGCCGGTCGCCCGGCAGCGCGGCCACCAGTCCTGGATCGAGCACCGTGAGCTGATCGCGGCGATCGCGGACCGTGACGAGCAGCGCGCCACGGCGGTCATGCGCGCCCACACGGAACACACGCGGAAGATGTACCACGAGCGGGAGAAGTAG
- a CDS encoding zinc-binding alcohol dehydrogenase family protein — protein sequence MRRVRYEHTGGPLLLEDVPVPTAAPGELLVRTEAIGVTLPVVRKVTEAAGPIALGGEIAGEVVAVGEGVTRFRAGDRVTGLCFGHGYADYAPLLEAMATPIPESASAVDAVALVRSGLVALGVLEAARPAPGESALVTAAAGGVGHLAVQLARLRGASRVVGAVSAPGKAEFVRGLGADEVITYDSADWGTPVDYALDAVGGDLLTPAVAALAPGGRLVAYSSGGGSVQAYDLLVGAKSVIGFQMARIARGEPELYERWRQELWRLFTDRALKPAVHGEFALEDAAKAHEAIESRSNFGKVVLRP from the coding sequence ATGCGTCGCGTCCGGTACGAGCACACTGGCGGCCCACTGCTCCTGGAGGACGTTCCCGTACCCACCGCCGCCCCCGGCGAACTGCTCGTCCGCACCGAGGCGATCGGTGTGACCCTCCCCGTCGTACGCAAGGTGACCGAGGCGGCCGGGCCGATCGCGCTCGGCGGCGAGATCGCCGGGGAGGTCGTCGCCGTCGGTGAGGGCGTCACCCGCTTCAGGGCGGGCGACCGCGTCACCGGGCTCTGCTTCGGGCACGGGTACGCCGACTACGCGCCACTGCTCGAAGCCATGGCCACGCCCATCCCCGAGAGCGCGAGCGCCGTCGACGCGGTCGCCCTCGTCCGCAGCGGCCTGGTCGCGCTCGGCGTCCTGGAAGCGGCGCGCCCCGCACCCGGCGAGTCCGCGCTCGTCACGGCGGCGGCCGGCGGTGTCGGGCACCTCGCCGTCCAGCTCGCCCGTCTGCGCGGCGCGTCGCGTGTCGTGGGCGCGGTGTCCGCTCCCGGGAAAGCGGAGTTCGTCCGCGGTCTCGGCGCCGACGAGGTGATCACGTACGACAGCGCCGACTGGGGCACCCCCGTCGACTACGCCCTCGACGCGGTCGGCGGCGACCTGCTCACCCCGGCCGTCGCCGCGCTCGCCCCGGGCGGGCGGCTGGTCGCGTACAGCTCGGGCGGCGGGAGCGTCCAGGCGTACGACCTTCTGGTGGGCGCCAAGTCGGTGATCGGTTTCCAGATGGCACGGATCGCCCGGGGGGAGCCGGAGTTGTACGAGCGGTGGCGGCAGGAGCTCTGGCGGCTGTTCACGGACCGCGCGCTGAAGCCCGCCGTGCACGGGGAGTTCGCGCTGGAGGATGCCGCGAAGGCGCACGAGGCGATCGAGTCTCGGAGCAACTTCGGCAAGGTGGTGCTGCGCCCCTGA
- a CDS encoding MarR family winged helix-turn-helix transcriptional regulator — MSAPLPAIRALPSWLLGRAAARGRTLVAEALAAEGVKMWHHVVLSAVGDLGPVAQAELGRSIQLDPKDLVGILNDLQSARLVVREPDPKDRRKNAVSLTEEGARLLERCETAARDANDTLLAPLSAAERELFMGLLTRISGTEPPAG, encoded by the coding sequence ATGTCCGCTCCCCTGCCCGCGATCCGTGCCCTCCCCAGCTGGCTGCTCGGCCGGGCCGCCGCCCGGGGCCGCACGCTGGTCGCCGAGGCCCTGGCCGCCGAGGGCGTCAAGATGTGGCACCACGTGGTGCTCTCCGCCGTCGGCGATCTCGGCCCCGTCGCCCAGGCCGAGCTCGGCCGCTCCATTCAGCTCGACCCCAAGGACCTGGTCGGGATTCTCAACGACCTTCAGTCCGCCCGTCTGGTCGTCCGCGAGCCGGATCCGAAGGACCGCCGCAAGAACGCGGTGTCCCTCACCGAGGAAGGTGCCCGCCTGCTGGAGCGCTGCGAAACGGCGGCCCGCGACGCGAACGACACCCTGCTGGCGCCGCTCTCGGCGGCCGAGCGGGAGCTGTTCATGGGCTTGTTGACACGGATTTCCGGCACGGAGCCGCCGGCGGGCTGA
- a CDS encoding beta-ketoacyl-ACP synthase III gives MNGSRIAAVGHYQPAKVLTNEDLAGLVDTSDEWIRSRVGIRTRHIAGPDEPVDELAAHAAAKALAAAGLTPGDIDLVLVATSTAVDRSPNMAARVAARLGIPSPAAMDVNVVCAGFTHALATADHAVRAGAATRALVIGADKMSDVTDWSDRTTCVLVGDGAGAAVVEASDNAGIGPVLWGSVPEMGHAVRIEGTPARFAQEGQSVYRWATTQLPPIARKACERAGLAPEDLAAVVLHQANLRIIEPLAVKIGAVNAVVARDVTDSGNTSAASIPLAFSKLVERGEISTGDPVLLFGFGGNLSYAGQVVRCP, from the coding sequence ATGAACGGCTCACGGATCGCCGCCGTCGGCCACTACCAGCCCGCCAAGGTACTCACCAACGAGGATCTGGCGGGCCTGGTCGACACCAGCGACGAGTGGATCAGGAGCCGGGTGGGCATCCGCACGCGCCACATCGCCGGGCCCGACGAGCCGGTCGACGAGCTGGCCGCGCACGCCGCCGCCAAGGCGCTCGCGGCGGCGGGCCTGACCCCGGGCGACATCGACCTCGTCCTGGTCGCCACGTCCACGGCCGTCGACCGCTCCCCGAACATGGCCGCCCGGGTCGCCGCCCGCCTCGGCATCCCGTCACCGGCCGCCATGGACGTCAACGTCGTCTGCGCGGGCTTCACGCACGCGCTGGCCACCGCCGACCACGCCGTCCGCGCGGGCGCCGCGACCCGGGCGCTGGTCATCGGCGCCGACAAGATGTCCGACGTGACGGACTGGAGCGACCGTACGACCTGCGTGCTCGTCGGCGACGGGGCGGGGGCCGCGGTGGTCGAAGCCTCCGACAACGCGGGGATCGGGCCGGTGCTGTGGGGCTCGGTGCCCGAGATGGGGCATGCCGTCCGGATCGAGGGCACCCCCGCGCGGTTCGCCCAGGAGGGGCAGAGCGTCTACCGCTGGGCCACCACCCAGCTCCCGCCCATCGCCCGCAAGGCCTGTGAGCGCGCCGGGCTCGCCCCCGAGGACCTCGCCGCGGTCGTCCTGCACCAGGCGAACCTGCGCATCATCGAGCCCCTCGCCGTGAAGATCGGCGCGGTCAACGCCGTCGTGGCGCGGGATGTCACCGACTCCGGGAACACGTCCGCCGCGAGCATTCCGCTGGCCTTCTCCAAGCTCGTGGAGCGCGGGGAGATCTCCACGGGCGACCCCGTCCTGCTCTTCGGCTTCGGCGGGAATCTGTCGTACGCGGGACAGGTCGTCCGCTGCCCGTGA
- a CDS encoding OFA family MFS transporter yields MSPPVAPPGWSRWLVPPAALSVHLSIGQAYAWSVFKPPLESALGLSGTQSALPFQLGIVMLGLSAAFGGTLVERNGPRWAMTVALVCFSSGFLIASLGAATEQYWLIVFGYGFVGGIGLGIGYISPVSTLIKWFPDRPGMATGIAIMGFGGGALIASPWSTQMLKSFGSDSSGIAVAFLVHGLTYAVFMSLGVLLVRVPRGEKPVASGPSALDGVQVSAGNAVRTPQFWCLWVVLCMNVTAGIGILEKAAPMITDFFADTSTPVSVSAAAGFVALLSAANMAGRIGWSSTSDLIGRKNIYRVYLGVGALMYALIAWFGDSSKPLFIICALVILSFYGGGFATIPAYLKDLFGSYQVGAIHGRLLTAWSTAGVLGPLIVNWIADHQEAAGRHGSSLYGLSFLIMIGLLAVGFVANELVRPVHVRHHIPAPREAVDVQREQSAQ; encoded by the coding sequence ATGAGCCCCCCTGTCGCACCGCCCGGCTGGAGCCGCTGGCTCGTCCCGCCGGCCGCTCTGTCGGTCCACCTCTCCATCGGCCAGGCCTACGCCTGGAGTGTCTTCAAGCCGCCGCTCGAATCCGCGCTCGGCCTCAGCGGAACCCAGAGCGCGCTGCCCTTCCAGCTCGGCATCGTCATGCTCGGTCTGTCGGCGGCGTTCGGCGGCACGCTCGTCGAGCGCAACGGACCGCGCTGGGCGATGACCGTCGCCCTCGTCTGTTTCTCCTCCGGCTTCCTGATCGCCTCTCTCGGCGCCGCCACCGAGCAGTACTGGCTGATCGTGTTCGGCTACGGCTTCGTCGGCGGGATCGGCCTCGGCATCGGCTACATCTCACCCGTCTCGACCCTGATCAAGTGGTTCCCGGACAGGCCCGGCATGGCCACCGGTATCGCGATCATGGGCTTCGGCGGCGGAGCGCTGATTGCCTCGCCGTGGTCCACGCAGATGCTGAAGTCGTTCGGTTCCGACTCCTCCGGCATCGCGGTCGCCTTCCTCGTGCATGGGCTGACGTACGCCGTCTTCATGTCGCTCGGTGTACTGCTGGTGCGGGTGCCGCGGGGTGAGAAGCCGGTCGCGTCCGGGCCGAGCGCGCTCGACGGTGTGCAGGTCTCGGCCGGGAACGCCGTGCGCACCCCGCAGTTCTGGTGCCTGTGGGTCGTGCTCTGCATGAACGTGACCGCGGGCATCGGCATCCTGGAGAAGGCCGCCCCGATGATCACCGACTTCTTCGCGGACACGTCCACGCCGGTGTCCGTCTCCGCGGCCGCCGGATTCGTCGCCCTGCTGTCCGCGGCCAACATGGCGGGCCGTATCGGCTGGTCCTCGACGTCCGACCTGATCGGCCGCAAGAACATCTACCGGGTCTATCTCGGGGTGGGCGCGCTGATGTACGCGCTGATCGCCTGGTTCGGGGACTCCTCGAAGCCGCTCTTCATCATCTGCGCGCTGGTGATCCTCTCGTTCTACGGCGGTGGCTTCGCGACGATCCCGGCGTACCTGAAGGACCTCTTCGGCAGTTACCAGGTCGGTGCGATCCACGGCCGGCTGCTCACCGCGTGGTCCACGGCGGGCGTCCTCGGTCCGCTGATCGTCAACTGGATCGCCGACCACCAGGAGGCGGCGGGCAGGCACGGCTCGTCCCTCTACGGCCTCTCGTTCCTGATCATGATCGGCCTGCTCGCGGTCGGCTTCGTCGCCAACGAGCTGGTCCGACCCGTCCATGTCCGGCACCACATTCCCGCACCGAGGGAGGCAGTCGATGTCCAGCGAGAGCAGTCCGCCCAGTAG
- a CDS encoding sugar ABC transporter ATP-binding protein, with product MAPEPPLLTMSGITKSFPGVRALDGVDLDVQAGEVHCLLGQNGAGKSTLIKVLAGAHQPDEGTIGWRGEHVTLRSPIAAMRLGIATIYQELDLVEGLSVAENVHLGHEPTAAGFVVRGKAARSSTATLLKRLGHPEIDPARLVGELSAAQQQIVSMARALSHDVRLIVMDEPSAALDPDEVDNLFRIVGDLTADGVAVVYISHRLEEIRRIGDRVTVLKDGRAVAGGLPAKSTPTREVVALMTGRNVEYVFPERPRSRPPGEPVLKVQGLARAGEFAPLDLDLRPGEIVGLAGLVGSGRSEILETIYGARKPTAGQVSVDGRLLRPGSVRSAVRAGLGLAPEERKAQALLMLESVTRNVSVSSMSRFAHGGWIDRSAERGAARAATRELSLRPDNPSVPIRTLSGGNQQKAVLARWLLRGCRVLLLDEPTRGVDVGARAELYAVIRRLADEGLAVLLVSSEVPEVLGLADRVLVLREGRVVHTAPAQELDEHRVLDLVMEGSPVAGEGSPVASEGSPAS from the coding sequence ATGGCACCAGAACCACCGCTGCTCACCATGTCCGGCATTACCAAGTCGTTCCCCGGTGTCCGGGCCCTCGACGGCGTCGACCTCGACGTCCAGGCCGGCGAAGTGCACTGCCTGCTCGGCCAGAACGGCGCCGGAAAGTCCACGCTCATCAAGGTCCTGGCCGGCGCCCACCAGCCCGACGAGGGCACCATCGGCTGGCGTGGCGAACACGTCACCCTCAGGTCGCCGATCGCCGCCATGCGCCTCGGCATCGCCACCATCTACCAGGAACTCGACCTGGTGGAGGGCCTGTCGGTGGCCGAGAACGTCCACCTCGGACATGAACCCACGGCCGCCGGTTTCGTCGTACGGGGAAAGGCGGCGCGATCATCAACTGCCACCCTTCTCAAGCGACTTGGACATCCGGAGATCGACCCGGCGCGGCTCGTCGGGGAGCTGTCGGCGGCCCAGCAGCAGATCGTCTCGATGGCCCGGGCGCTCTCCCACGACGTACGCCTGATCGTCATGGACGAGCCGTCCGCGGCCCTCGACCCCGACGAGGTCGACAATCTCTTCCGCATCGTGGGCGATCTGACCGCGGACGGCGTCGCCGTCGTCTACATCTCGCACCGCCTAGAGGAGATCCGCCGGATCGGCGACCGCGTCACCGTGCTGAAGGACGGGCGTGCGGTGGCCGGTGGGCTGCCCGCGAAGTCCACGCCGACGCGCGAGGTCGTGGCGCTGATGACGGGGCGCAATGTCGAGTACGTCTTCCCGGAGCGGCCCCGGTCACGGCCACCCGGTGAGCCCGTGCTCAAAGTCCAAGGTCTGGCCCGGGCGGGGGAGTTCGCGCCGCTCGACCTCGATCTGCGCCCCGGCGAGATCGTCGGCCTGGCCGGGCTCGTCGGCTCCGGACGCTCCGAGATCCTGGAGACGATCTACGGGGCCCGGAAGCCGACGGCAGGTCAAGTGAGTGTGGACGGGCGGTTGTTGCGGCCCGGCAGCGTACGCTCCGCCGTCCGGGCCGGTCTCGGGCTCGCCCCGGAGGAGCGCAAAGCGCAGGCCCTGCTGATGCTGGAGTCCGTCACCCGCAATGTGTCGGTCTCCTCCATGTCCCGCTTCGCGCACGGAGGTTGGATCGACCGGAGTGCCGAACGCGGCGCGGCGCGGGCGGCGACCCGCGAGCTGTCCCTGCGCCCCGACAACCCGTCGGTGCCCATCCGGACGCTGTCCGGCGGCAACCAGCAGAAGGCCGTCCTGGCGCGCTGGCTGCTGCGCGGCTGCCGCGTCCTGCTCCTCGACGAACCGACCCGCGGAGTCGACGTCGGCGCCCGCGCCGAGCTGTACGCGGTCATCCGCCGGCTCGCCGACGAAGGGCTCGCCGTGCTGCTTGTCTCCAGCGAAGTGCCCGAGGTGCTCGGGCTCGCCGACCGCGTCCTGGTGCTCCGCGAGGGGCGCGTCGTCCACACGGCGCCCGCCCAGGAACTCGACGAACACCGCGTACTCGACCTCGTCATGGAAGGAAGCCCCGTGGCCGGTGAAGGAAGCCCGGTGGCCAGTGAAGGGAGCCCGGCGTCGTGA
- a CDS encoding low temperature requirement protein A codes for MSTAEDEAGHAAVGEAGRTAADAAGHTTAHETGYTAADAARHTVLGEAGRTAADAAGHTALGEAGRRVSTLELFFDLVFVFTLTQLTVLLTADLSFATAARVALIFVVLFWMYGAYAYLTNQVPPDRPSRRILLMLGMGAFLVCALAIPRAFDDGGVVFGLGFLAVVLVHSALYTRSHGRDVIWYAVPNSLAAVSVTAAGLYDGLAADGLWLFALVLQFVTPFLAEHGPRRRDGREAAFLRAQLGGLDPAHFVERHGLLLIVAFGESVIAIGIGVGDLPLTVGLFGGAFLALALAIALWWTYFVRDEHGAEAVFSATPPDRRWRLAMNAYYYAFLPMLLGIAFLAAGVKKSLGHLTEHLHTGPALALAGGVALFLAGDVAFRAVLRLFPVSFRAAAVPVTLATALLGINLSAVVELLALVGVLVAMLGAEARWSPCRAGAESPESPDSPAAVA; via the coding sequence ATGAGCACGGCAGAGGACGAGGCGGGGCACGCGGCAGTGGGCGAGGCCGGACGCACAGCCGCAGACGCGGCAGGACACACGACCGCGCACGAGACCGGATACACAGCCGCAGACGCGGCAAGACACACGGTCTTGGGCGAGGCAGGGCGCACAGCCGCAGACGCGGCAGGACACACGGCCTTGGGCGAGGCAGGGCGCAGAGTCAGCACCCTTGAGCTCTTCTTCGACCTGGTCTTCGTCTTCACGCTCACCCAGCTCACCGTGCTGCTCACCGCCGACCTGTCGTTCGCGACGGCGGCGCGCGTCGCGCTGATCTTCGTGGTGCTGTTCTGGATGTACGGCGCGTACGCGTATCTCACCAACCAGGTGCCGCCCGACCGGCCTTCGCGACGGATCCTGCTGATGCTGGGCATGGGCGCCTTCCTGGTGTGCGCCCTCGCCATCCCGCGCGCCTTCGACGACGGCGGAGTCGTCTTCGGCCTCGGCTTCCTGGCCGTCGTGCTCGTGCACAGCGCGCTCTACACCAGGAGCCACGGCCGCGATGTCATCTGGTACGCGGTGCCGAACTCCCTGGCCGCGGTGTCCGTCACCGCGGCCGGGCTGTACGACGGACTCGCCGCCGACGGACTGTGGCTGTTCGCGCTGGTGCTGCAGTTCGTGACGCCGTTCCTGGCGGAGCACGGTCCGCGGCGCCGGGACGGGCGTGAAGCCGCCTTTCTGCGCGCGCAGTTGGGCGGTCTCGACCCGGCGCACTTCGTGGAGCGGCACGGGCTGCTGCTGATCGTCGCGTTCGGCGAGTCGGTCATCGCGATCGGTATCGGCGTCGGCGATCTGCCGCTGACGGTAGGCCTGTTCGGCGGAGCCTTCCTCGCTCTCGCGCTGGCGATCGCGCTGTGGTGGACGTACTTCGTGCGCGACGAGCACGGTGCGGAGGCCGTGTTCTCTGCGACCCCGCCGGACCGGCGCTGGCGCCTGGCGATGAACGCGTACTACTACGCCTTCCTGCCCATGCTCCTCGGCATCGCCTTTCTCGCGGCGGGCGTGAAGAAGTCCCTCGGGCATCTCACCGAGCATCTGCACACCGGCCCGGCCCTCGCGCTCGCCGGCGGGGTCGCTCTCTTCCTCGCCGGTGACGTGGCGTTCCGCGCCGTGCTGCGGCTGTTCCCGGTGAGCTTCCGCGCGGCCGCGGTGCCCGTCACCCTGGCCACCGCGCTGCTCGGGATCAACCTGTCGGCGGTCGTCGAACTCCTCGCGCTGGTGGGCGTGTTGGTGGCCATGCTCGGGGCAGAGGCGCGATGGTCACCGTGCCGGGCCGGCGCGGAGTCTCCGGAGAGCCCCGATTCCCCGGCGGCCGTCGCCTGA
- a CDS encoding ROK family protein: MTARPANAHQARLLRLLRDGGPNSRAQLGDQIDLSRSKLAVEVDRLLETGLVVADGLAASRGGRRSHNIRLAPALRFLGVDIGATSIDVAVTNAELEVLGHINQPMDVREGPVAVFEQVLSMAAKLRASGLAEGFDGAGIGVPGPVRFPEGVPVAPPIMPGWDGFPVREALSQELGCPVMVDNDVNLMAMGEQHAGVARSVGDFLCVKIGTGIGCGIVVGGEVYRGTTGSAGDIGHIQAVPDGRPCACGNRGCLEAHFSGAALAHDAMEAAQQGRSAELATRLETNGSLSAVDVAAAAAAGDATALDLIREGGNRTGQVIAGLVSFFNPGLVVIGGGVTGLGHTLLAAIRTQVYRQSLPLATGNLPIVLGELGPTAGVIGGARLISDHLFSPA, from the coding sequence ATGACGGCACGACCCGCTAACGCGCACCAGGCGCGGCTGCTGCGCCTGTTGCGTGACGGTGGCCCCAACTCCCGGGCCCAGCTGGGCGATCAGATCGACCTCTCGCGGTCGAAGCTGGCCGTCGAGGTGGACCGGCTGCTGGAGACCGGGCTCGTGGTGGCCGACGGACTCGCCGCATCCCGTGGCGGCCGCCGCTCCCACAACATCCGGCTCGCGCCGGCCCTGCGCTTCCTCGGCGTCGACATCGGCGCCACCTCGATCGACGTGGCCGTCACCAACGCGGAACTGGAAGTCCTGGGGCACATCAACCAGCCCATGGACGTACGCGAGGGTCCGGTCGCCGTATTCGAACAAGTCCTGTCCATGGCCGCCAAGTTGAGGGCTTCGGGGCTCGCGGAAGGGTTCGACGGCGCCGGAATCGGCGTACCGGGGCCCGTCCGTTTCCCCGAGGGCGTCCCGGTCGCCCCGCCGATCATGCCCGGCTGGGACGGCTTCCCGGTGCGCGAGGCGCTCAGCCAGGAACTCGGCTGTCCGGTCATGGTCGACAACGACGTGAACCTGATGGCCATGGGGGAGCAGCACGCGGGCGTCGCCCGCTCCGTGGGCGACTTCCTCTGCGTCAAGATCGGCACGGGCATCGGCTGCGGCATCGTCGTCGGCGGTGAGGTCTACCGCGGTACGACGGGCAGCGCGGGCGACATCGGGCACATCCAGGCCGTGCCCGACGGACGTCCGTGCGCCTGCGGCAACCGGGGCTGCTTGGAGGCCCACTTCAGCGGCGCCGCGCTGGCGCATGACGCCATGGAGGCGGCCCAGCAGGGCCGCTCGGCGGAACTCGCCACGCGTCTGGAGACGAACGGCTCCCTGAGCGCCGTCGACGTCGCAGCCGCGGCCGCGGCGGGCGATGCCACCGCGCTCGATCTGATCCGCGAGGGCGGCAACCGTACGGGTCAGGTCATCGCCGGACTCGTGTCGTTCTTCAACCCCGGCCTGGTGGTGATCGGCGGCGGTGTCACCGGCCTCGGCCATACGCTGCTCGCCGCGATCCGCACCCAGGTCTACCGCCAGTCGCTGCCGCTGGCGACCGGCAACCTGCCCATCGTTCTGGGGGAGTTGGGCCCGACCGCCGGCGTGATCGGCGGGGCCCGGCTGATCAGTGACCACCTGTTCTCACCCGCGTAA
- the fdhD gene encoding formate dehydrogenase accessory sulfurtransferase FdhD → MGRVTERRKVIRIRDGAVSTRPDTLVAEEPLEIRLNGKPLAITMRTPGDDFALAAGFLVSEGVLGRADELQNIVYCAGATVDGSNTYNVVDVRTAPGVVIPDITLERNVYTTSSCGLCGKASLDSVRTTARWTIDDTAGDTTPPVRLEPELLASLPDRLRAAQRVFDRTGGLHAAALFTEEGELVDIREDVGRHNAVDKLVGRALQNGTLPLSRTVLLVSGRASFELAQKAVMAGIPVLAAVSAPSSLAVDLAAETGLTLVGFLRGASMNVYAGEHRIALRATATQG, encoded by the coding sequence ATGGGACGAGTCACGGAACGACGCAAGGTGATCCGTATCCGGGACGGGGCCGTGAGCACCCGCCCGGACACGCTCGTCGCCGAGGAACCACTGGAAATCCGCCTCAACGGCAAACCCCTCGCCATCACCATGCGCACTCCGGGCGACGACTTCGCGCTCGCGGCGGGCTTTCTGGTCAGCGAGGGGGTGCTGGGCAGGGCCGACGAGCTGCAGAACATCGTGTACTGCGCGGGTGCCACCGTGGACGGCTCCAACACGTACAACGTCGTCGACGTGCGGACGGCGCCGGGCGTCGTCATCCCCGACATCACGCTCGAACGCAACGTGTACACGACGTCCTCCTGCGGCCTGTGCGGCAAGGCGAGCCTGGACTCGGTCCGTACGACGGCCCGCTGGACGATCGACGACACGGCGGGCGACACCACTCCCCCGGTGCGGCTGGAACCCGAGCTGCTCGCGAGCCTCCCCGACCGGCTGCGGGCGGCCCAGCGGGTCTTCGACCGGACCGGGGGCCTGCACGCGGCGGCGCTGTTCACCGAGGAGGGCGAGCTGGTCGACATACGGGAGGACGTGGGCCGGCACAACGCGGTCGACAAGCTGGTCGGCCGCGCCCTGCAGAACGGCACACTCCCGCTCTCCCGCACGGTCCTGCTGGTCTCGGGGCGGGCCTCCTTCGAGCTGGCACAGAAGGCGGTGATGGCGGGCATCCCGGTGCTCGCTGCGGTCTCGGCCCCGTCGTCCCTGGCGGTCGACCTGGCCGCGGAGACGGGCCTGACCCTGGTCGGCTTCCTGCGCGGCGCCTCCATGAACGTGTACGCGGGCGAGCACCGCATCGCCCTGCGGGCCACGGCCACCCAGGGCTGA